Below is a window of Armatimonadota bacterium DNA.
GTATCCAGGTTTAAAGGCCTTTCTTCGCCATGAAGTCGAGCATATCGGCGATACGACAGGCGTAGCCCCACTCGTTGTCGTACCACGCGACGACTTTGCACATGTCTTCGATGACGATCGTGTCGACGGCACTGAAGATCGAACTGTGCTCGTTCCCGCGCATGTCGGTGCTCACGAGTTCTTCGTCGGTGACTTGCAGGATCCCTTTCATCGGGCCTGCGGCGTACTCCTTCATCGCGGCGTTGATCTGCTCCGCGCTGACCGCCGATTTGAGCTGAGCGGTGAAGTCGACGACGCTGACGGCGGGGACGGGTACGCGGAACGCCATTCCCGTGAACTTGCCTTTCAGTTCGGGGATGACGAGCCCGACCGCTTTGGCCGCGCCCGTCGACGACGGGATGACGTTCTCGGCGGCAGCACGGCTGTCCCGAAGGTCTTTTTTGGCGGTGTCGACGGTGCTCTGGCTGTTCGTGTAGGCGTGGACCGTCGTCAAGAGGCCCTTGACGATGCCGAATTTATCGTGAAGGACTTTCGCGACGGGGGCAAGGCCATTGGTCGTGCAGCTCGCATTGCTGACGATGTGGTGCGACGCCGGATCGTACATCTCGTCGTTCACGCCCAAAACGACCGTCACGTCCTCGTTCTTGGCCGGAGCGCTGATGAGGACTTTTTTGACGCTACCGCCCAGGTGCGCCTTGGCGA
It encodes the following:
- the gap gene encoding type I glyceraldehyde-3-phosphate dehydrogenase gives rise to the protein MAVRVGINGFGRIGRLSLRTIIERHKGNIEVVGLNDLTDVATNAHLFRWDTVYGPYSGDVKHDDDSIQVAGYDIKVFKETDPGNIPWDSVGADIVVESTGRFTDANLAKAHLGGSVKKVLISAPAKNEDVTVVLGVNDEMYDPASHHIVSNASCTTNGLAPVAKVLHDKFGIVKGLLTTVHAYTNSQSTVDTAKKDLRDSRAAAENVIPSSTGAAKAVGLVIPELKGKFTGMAFRVPVPAVSVVDFTAQLKSAVSAEQINAAMKEYAAGPMKGILQVTDEELVSTDMRGNEHSSIFSAVDTIVIEDMCKVVAWYDNEWGYACRIADMLDFMAKKGL